The sequence CGCGTCGAGGTGTTGCTGTTGCTCCGGGTTCAGCGGGGCCGGTTGGGCGTAGAGTTGTGTGAACTGGTTATGCTCGTCGTAGTCAAATTTCGGGCGCGATTCAACCCACGCCCAGCCTTCGGCCTCGATGGTTTTGACTTCGCTGGCGACTCGTTGGTCGAAGACCCGCATCAACACGTCGCGGTTCAAAATGAACCCTTCGTCGTTCTCCGAAAAGAGATCGCGCTCGACCATCCCGCCTGCGGCTTCATACGCCTCGACCGTAACGAAGCGCACCATGCGGTCATTCAGCGACAGCTTGTCGCCTTTAAGACGGGCGCGCAGTTCGCGGGGGTTACGCGCCCAATCACTCTGCGCGCCGAACCACACGGCTTCTTGCGTCTGGTGGTCATCAGTCATCGCGAGCGCCTGAATCTGTTCAAGCTCCATCTCGTCATCCGCAAACAGTTCAAACAGTTTCGGGGACACGCTGGCGAGTTTCAGGTGACCGGCGACGGTCTTGGGCGTAACCTTGAACACCGCCGCAATGAATTCGGGGCTGCGGCCTTCGTCTGTCAGCGCCTTGTATGCGATGAACTGGTCAGCCGGATGCGGTGGCTTGCGCAGATCGTTCTCCGTGGCACTGGTGAGAATTGCGTCCGCTTCCGAAATGACCTTGCACGGAACCAGATAGTCGGACGTAATGTCGCCGCGCTCGACGTTGAACAGCAGACCGAGGCGACGCGTCTCGCCAGCGGCAACGCCATAGGTCTGCGCTTTCTTTGCGCGCTTCTTCATCGGATGTACGACGAGATTCTGCAGCAGTCCGACTGCCCTGATGTTGTCCGCGAATTCCAAGATAGTCGCCTCGGTGCGCGCCTTCTTGCGCTGGTTGTACGGCGACTCGACCAACGACCGGAGCGGAATCATTTCGACTGCCGCCCCGGCGCTAATCGCGTTCGGCAGTTCGACGGCGGACGCGTTGTCCGTGGTGTTCACGTTGGCATCTTGGGCGTTCACGGTTTGCATGGCAGTTCCTCACAGAAAAAATTGATGGTGTGGTGGGACCGCCGGGCCCCAAGATTCTGAAGTCCCGGCCTAAGTTGTTTTCCCGAGTCGACGGCTTCCTTCCGAAGCTGCCGCCGTTCCCCTGAGTTCATCGTCCCGCGGCAAAAGGAGCGTGAAGCGTGCGGCGGTCAAGGAGTCAAGGGCGGGAGGTGGTGCGGGCAGTCGCGAAGCGACAACACGGTCCCGCCCGCCTTGACCGGCAAGCGTGAGCAGCTACTGTCGCGAAAAGGACGGGAACACAGGGGACGGGGATTTCGGCAGGCAGGAACGCAACGAGGCAAAACGCCCCGCGCGGCGAGCGCGCTCACTGAGCCGCTGCAGGCGGCGAAGCTGGAGGGGATGGCACGCGCCGGGGCAAGACCGCGGAGCGGCGTAGCCCCAAGAGCGGGCGTCTCGAGATTCCGGGGCGCGGAAGTGGGCGGCTTGCGTGCCTGACGTCAGGCAGGAATGCAAGGTGCCGCGCCCCGGCACGATAGCTGCGGGCGCGCGACGCTGCGTGCCCTGTCATGCTGGGGTTAGTCGCCGGAGTAAAGCTGTTCGGCAACCTTGTCGGATTCCGGGCGTTTGGCCCAAAGGGCATCCATGCGCTCGAAGGCAAGACTTTGGGTGGGGACGTTGTCGACTACTATTCCGTCGCGCAGGACGTTAAACGAGACGACTAAAATCCCCAACGGGTTGCGGGTCTGGATGCGCTGGCTATCGAGTTGCAAGGCTTGCTCCGTTTCAGTAACCGCCAGGTCGAGGGCGAGTCTTAGCCCGCAACCTCAAAATAGAACCCGCTACGCTTCGCTTCATCCCACGCAGCACACCAAAGGATCATTGCCTCTTCGGGCAAGCTCGAAAACGTCTCGCTAATGATCCCGACGCTCTGGAGCGCGTCAAGCATCGCCATATTGGCGTCGCAGAAGTCGTGGGAATGACATACTAGCGGGTTCATCTGACTTCTGTTTCGCTCGACCACTGCTGCCTGCTCCGCAGGGGTGAGCCAGTCGGCCAGAATCTCGGCGAAACGCTTGGCGCAAAACTCAATTGCGCATGCGTGCGCTGCCGCAGTGGTCGGCACCGGTTCATCGCCGACCGGCTTCGGCGTGCCCTCGGCTCCGACAATGTAGGGCATCCACCCCGCAGCGGTTTGCACTGCCACCGGCACACCGGGCGCGATGCCGGACATTTCGGGTCCGCCTAGCGTCTTTGCAAGGCCTTTCACTTCTGCTGATTTCATCATTTTCCTTTCAGGGTTGGCGGGCGCTGCACCCTCGCCCGCCGTGTTTTCCGGTCATCCGAGCAATCCCGCCTTCAACTCGTCCACCGAGTCGGAGAACGTGAATTTCTTCACGCGGCCAGCGTCGTCAAACAAGATCAGCAATTGCTTTTTGTGAACGTCTGCGCCGCGTGCAAAGGCCGAGACAATCGGTACAAAGTTGATTGCTTTGGGGGTCGAGCGGGCATACTCGTACGTCCACTGTTCAACGCCCATTTCGTTGAAACTGACCTTGGACGGCGATCCGAGCGTGCTTTGAATCTCGGCCTTGGTTGTCTTGCCTTCAGTGATCTGCGCGTTGATACTCTCCGCGCTCTGTTCCTTCATGGCGACGTTGCCGACGCTGGTTGCGCAACCTGCACAGAGCACTGCTACTGCGATAGCGAGAAAAAGCGATTTCATGGTGAAGCCTCCTGTGTGATGGAAATGACGCAACGGCAAACCAACTGCAATCCACGGCGTGACAGCCCTATCGAAGGCGCTCCGTCACGTCGCAAACATCCTGAATAAAGCGGCCTCCAATCGAGCCACCGGCAATGCGGCTACCTTCTGCGGTGAAGCCTTCGGCCAAGGTGCCGAACAGACCGCGATAGCACGAAACAACCTCGTCCAATGATTCGCAAGCGGGCGGATCGTAGTGGCGCACGATGCGGCGAGTTCCGCATTCGGTGGTGCTGTACACCGTGATCTGGTGATAGTTGCCTGCTGCGATAGCCTTTGCGATGGAGCGCCCCTCCTTGACCATCATTGCCTCCTGTTGGCGGTTCAAAGCTGACCGGGCCCCTAGATTCCGAAGTCCCGGCGTGAAAGATGTTTCTGCTGAGTCGGCGGCGTCTCTCGCCGTTGCCGCCGTTCCCCTGAGTTCGTCGTCCCGCGATCAAAGGAGACGCGGCCGTAGCTGGGTCAAGGATTCAAGCGCGGGGTGTGGGGCGGGATGGAGCGACTAGCGACAGACACGGCCCCGCGCGCCTTGACGCAGCGCAGGGCGTGGCTACGATCGCGAGAAAAGGACGGCGAACGAGGGGGACGGGGTTTCGGCACTGAGAGCTGCTGCCCGACGAAGCGAAACGCCCCGCGCGGCGAGCGCGCTTACCGAGCTGCCGCAGGCAGCGAGGCTGGAGGGGATGGCGCGCGCCGGGGCAAGTCCGCGGGACGCGGCGCAGTCCCAAGAGCGGGGGTGCATGTTCACCGGGACGCGAGGTCGTCAGCTTGTGTGACAGGCAGAGCCTGGCGCGCAAGGTGCCGCGTCCCGGCTGGATGGCTGCGGCGAAACCGGAAACAGAAACGCCGGCACTCGGCCGGCGTCGGATGCGTACCGCCATTTGTAGCATTAGGCTACCTGTATCGACAGACGATTGTTATCGTACATGTGGAGCATTGACAGGAAGTAGCTCGGATCCGCTGGCCATTTGCATTGCTGCCAATAGGCGAGCAATGCACGGCGGACGGGCTCCGGATACTCGCGGATCCGCTTGCGCCCCCTGCGCCAATCTTCCGCGCGTCTGGCTCGCTCTGTCACCGTCTGACGCGCCCATTGCCGTTGACGCTGCTCCATCTCTTCATCAACGGTGATCTGCTCTGCCTCGATCTGGTCCGCGAAAAGCGGGAGCGCCTCCCGCTCTTTACGCTGCTTCCGAGCGAATGCAGCGCGTTTGCGGCCGGTATCGCGAAACTCATACCGTTCCTGCCGTTTGAAGCGCATAGCGTTCCCCTAACGGCAGTTGGCGGGCGTCCCGCTGGCCTGAATATGGCGCGTGATAGCGCGTTTGGCGCCGATCAGCGTCCGGCGACTTTTCAGGACGAATCCGCCGGACGCGTCAACGATCTGCGCCTCGATCTTCTCGACGCGATCGACGTATGACAGGTGAATGTAGTGTCCCTTGTAGCCGATGGTATGAAACATGGCTCAGGCCTCCACACTGACCGGGAAACCGGCTTGCGCGAGTTCGGCGCGGGCTTCATCATCCCATGCGGTCGGCGAGTTTCCTTCGCAACGATACGCGTACTCATACGCTGCCTCGCGCTCATCCGCGTTGGTCGCCGTGATCTTCACCGCGACCTCGCGATACGTGCCGTAGTCGTGGCCGTGGTTGCTCTTGGTATAGAGCAATGCCCCCTCGGGCGGCTCACCGAGCACGCGTTTGATCAGATTGATGAACGCCCTGCACTCGGCCCGATTTCGTTCCGGGAAATCGGCCTTGCCGATGTCCGCTGACTCTTCGTCGCATGGGCCGGGTCCAACTTCGATGCTTTCTACCAAGGCATTTCCCCTTGTCGTTGGTGCTGCGGTTTGTGCTGACCGGATCCCTAGATTCCGAGTCCCGGCGTGAAAGATGTTTCTGCTGAGTCGGCGGCGTCTCTCGCCGTTGCCGCCGTTCCCCTGAGTTCGTCGTCCCGCGATCAAAGGAGACGCGGCCGTAGCTGGGTCAAGGATTCAAGCGTGGGGTGCTGGGGCGGGATGGAGCGCAGCGACTGACACGGCCCCGCGCGCCTTGACGCAGCGCAGGACGTGGCTACGATCGCGAGAAAAGGACGGCGAACGAGGGGGACGGGAATTCGGCACTGAGAGCTGCTGCCCGACGAAGCGAAACGCCCCGCGCGGCGAGCGCGCTCACCGAGCTGCTGCAGGCAGCGAGGCTGGAGGGGATGGCACGCGCCGGGGCAAGTCCGCGGGACGCGGCGCAGTCCCAAGAGCGGGGGTGCATGTTCACCGGGACGCGAGGTCGTCAGCTTGCGTGACGGGCGCAGCCTGGCGCGCAAGATGCCGCGTCCCGGCTGGATTGCGGCGGCACCAGAAGCGACAACGCCGGCACTCGGCCGGCGTCGGACGTGCAACCTGATGCGATTACCACGTGAGAC comes from Paraburkholderia dioscoreae and encodes:
- the bamE gene encoding outer membrane protein assembly factor BamE domain-containing protein yields the protein MKSLFLAIAVAVLCAGCATSVGNVAMKEQSAESINAQITEGKTTKAEIQSTLGSPSKVSFNEMGVEQWTYEYARSTPKAINFVPIVSAFARGADVHKKQLLILFDDAGRVKKFTFSDSVDELKAGLLG